In Asterias amurensis chromosome 4, ASM3211899v1, one genomic interval encodes:
- the LOC139935982 gene encoding uncharacterized protein isoform X1 has protein sequence MAASGGFSVGGASSFSSTKPTATTFGTPSLTTTNAGSLTFGTPSTTNTASGFSLGGAKTTGGFGFGAGGTTSAAGSLFGATTTPSTAGGLSLSLGLKPTATTASAGGFGFGGTTAAKPGGLFGTATTSAATGFGFGGAPAAGGLTLGGGLSGPAKTSTSGLSLGGSLGTAPTGFSLGGGATTTTVAVSKGLGGVDPLSLASSSTTGTSGTVTSGTSDNKTIKETLLHQDIHATVSSFKSYVKKQKAIREDITRFSVKPYHHVQEEITALKQLLAVVSNGLQRNAIAIHKLKFESAQELKNAEVAHRTQEIPPALQLENYVPTEYFQRLVEQFEDQMHLCRQQIEQMESYMASLAQPNIYTPQELAVIMVKLNETFIALAAQLQSVHEAVRAQKEQYLNYRRVYHSDVENVFTTQKKTAERERRIGTLPMGPGAFDNVSNAAAIAMATALQTAQKPAGIQAAGLTGPFTAALGGTSTLSTGGFGTSSLGAGGLGGLGTTGGLGTTGLGTGGFGTGFGTQSTGLGLGTQSLGLGTGTGLGTTTGFGTGLSTGSSTFGFGTTKPAATAASFGGSLSAGPTVGSTGFGFGTTTGALGTSSFGSTTTGKPLQLQKPPSKYRKGTR, from the exons ATGGCGGCCTCCGGGGGGTTTTCTGTTGGCGGAGCTTCTTCATTTTCATCCACAAAACCTACAGCAACTACTTTTGGAACACCATC ATTAACAACGACAAATGCAGGGAGTCTTACCTTTGGAACACCCTCCACAACCAATACAGCATCTGGATTTTCTTTAGGTGGAGCTAAAACAACCGGTGGATTTGGGTTTGGTGCAGGAGGAACAACGAGTGCTG CTGGCAGTCTTTTTGGTGCAACCACAACACCATCTACAGCTGGGGGCTTGTCACTGAGCTTAGGTCTGAAACCAACTGCAACAACCGCATCAGCTGGAGGTTTTGGCTTTGGAGGAACCACTGCAGCCAAGCCTGGAGGGTTATTTGGCACAGCAACGACATCAGCTGCAACTGGATTTGGGTTTGGCGGAGCTCCAGCGGCAG GAGGATTGACCCTAGGAGGAGGATTGTCAGGACCTGCAAAGACATCTACATCTGGGTTATCACTAGGAGGCTCATTAGGGACAGCGCCTACTGGGTTTAGTCTGGGAGGTGGTGCCACAACAACTACTGTTGCAGTCAGTAAAGGACTAGGAGGAGTGGATCCTTTATCTTTAGCTTCATCAAGTACGACAGGTACAAGTGGTACGGTCACATCAGGTACTAG TGATAACAAGACAATAAAAGAAACCCTTCTTCACCAAGACATCCATGCTACAGTCAGCTCTTTCAA GAGTTATGTCAAGAAACAAAAGGCCATCCGGGAGGACATCACACGCTTTTCTGTCAAGCCATACCATCATGTACAAGAAGAAATAACAGCTTTGAAGCAGCTCCTGGCAGTTGTGTCTAATGGCTTACAGCGCAATGCCATTGCTATTCATAAACTCAAGTTTGAGTCGGCACAAGAGCTGAAAAATGCTGAAGTTGCTCATAGAACTCAAGAAATTCCTCCAGCTCTTCAACTTGAGAACTATGTTCCTACAGA GTACTTCCAGAGATTAGTCGAGCAATTTGAAGATCAGATGCATTTGTGTAGACAGCAGATTGAGCAGATGGAGAGTTATATGGCATCTCTAGCACAACCAAATATCTACACACCACAAG AGTTGGCTGTGATCATGGTAAAGTTAAATGAAACATTTATTGCATTGGCTGCTCAGCTACAGTCGGTACATGAAGCTGTCAGA GCTCAGAAAGAACAGTATTTGAATTATCGGAGAGTCTACCACAGTGATGTGGAGAATGTGTTTACCACTCAAAAGAAGACTGCAGAGAGGGAACGCAGAATTGGTACCCTCCCAATGGGACCAGGGGCTTTCGATAATGTGTCAAATGCTGCTGCTATTGCCATGGCAACGGCTTTACAGACAGCTCAGAAACCAGCAG GTATTCAAGCTGCAGGGTTAACTGGTCCATTCACTGCTGCTTTGGGTGGCACGTCCACCCTTTCCACTGGAGGATTTGGAACAAGTTCTCTTGGAGCAGGTGGACTGGGTGGTCTGGGTACAACCGGAGGATTGGGAACTACTGGACTAGGTACAGGTGGGTTCGGGACAGGCTTTGGAACCCAGAGCACCGGACTAGGACTGGGTACCCAGTCCTTAGGGTTGGGTACAGGAACAGGACTGGGTACAACTACTGGATTTGGAACTGGGCTTTCTACTGGGTCATCCACATTTGGATTTGGAACAACGAAGCCAGCAGCAACTGCAGCAAGTTTTGGTGGCAGTCTGAGTGCAGGACCAACTGTGGGCAGTACAGGATTCGGTTTTGGAACGACTACAG
- the LOC139935982 gene encoding nucleoporin p58/p45-like isoform X2 — MAASGGFSVGGASSFSSTKPTATTFGTPSLTTTNAGSLTFGTPSTTNTASGFSLGGAKTTGGFGFGAGGTTSAAGSLFGATTTPSTAGGLSLSLGLKPTATTASAGGFGFGGTTAAKPGGLFGTATTSAATGFGFGGAPAAGGLTLGGGLSGPAKTSTSGLSLGGSLGTAPTGFSLGGGATTTTVAVSKGLGGVDPLSLASSSTTGTSGTVTSGTSDNKTIKETLLHQDIHATVSSFKSYVKKQKAIREDITRFSVKPYHHVQEEITALKQLLAVVSNGLQRNAIAIHKLKFESAQELKNAEVAHRTQEIPPALQLENYVPTEYFQRLVEQFEDQMHLCRQQIEQMESYMASLAQPNIYTPQELAVIMVKLNETFIALAAQLQSVHEAVRAQKEQYLNYRRVYHSDVENVFTTQKKTAERERRIGTLPMGPGAFDNVSNAAAIAMATALQTAQKPAGIQAAGLTGPFTAALGGTSTLSTGGFGTSSLGAGGLGGLGTTGGLGTTGLGTGGFGTGFGTQSTGLGLGTQSLGLGTGTGLGTTTGFGTGLSTGSSTFGFGTTKPAATAASFGGSLSAGPTVGSTGFGFGTTTAFKF; from the exons ATGGCGGCCTCCGGGGGGTTTTCTGTTGGCGGAGCTTCTTCATTTTCATCCACAAAACCTACAGCAACTACTTTTGGAACACCATC ATTAACAACGACAAATGCAGGGAGTCTTACCTTTGGAACACCCTCCACAACCAATACAGCATCTGGATTTTCTTTAGGTGGAGCTAAAACAACCGGTGGATTTGGGTTTGGTGCAGGAGGAACAACGAGTGCTG CTGGCAGTCTTTTTGGTGCAACCACAACACCATCTACAGCTGGGGGCTTGTCACTGAGCTTAGGTCTGAAACCAACTGCAACAACCGCATCAGCTGGAGGTTTTGGCTTTGGAGGAACCACTGCAGCCAAGCCTGGAGGGTTATTTGGCACAGCAACGACATCAGCTGCAACTGGATTTGGGTTTGGCGGAGCTCCAGCGGCAG GAGGATTGACCCTAGGAGGAGGATTGTCAGGACCTGCAAAGACATCTACATCTGGGTTATCACTAGGAGGCTCATTAGGGACAGCGCCTACTGGGTTTAGTCTGGGAGGTGGTGCCACAACAACTACTGTTGCAGTCAGTAAAGGACTAGGAGGAGTGGATCCTTTATCTTTAGCTTCATCAAGTACGACAGGTACAAGTGGTACGGTCACATCAGGTACTAG TGATAACAAGACAATAAAAGAAACCCTTCTTCACCAAGACATCCATGCTACAGTCAGCTCTTTCAA GAGTTATGTCAAGAAACAAAAGGCCATCCGGGAGGACATCACACGCTTTTCTGTCAAGCCATACCATCATGTACAAGAAGAAATAACAGCTTTGAAGCAGCTCCTGGCAGTTGTGTCTAATGGCTTACAGCGCAATGCCATTGCTATTCATAAACTCAAGTTTGAGTCGGCACAAGAGCTGAAAAATGCTGAAGTTGCTCATAGAACTCAAGAAATTCCTCCAGCTCTTCAACTTGAGAACTATGTTCCTACAGA GTACTTCCAGAGATTAGTCGAGCAATTTGAAGATCAGATGCATTTGTGTAGACAGCAGATTGAGCAGATGGAGAGTTATATGGCATCTCTAGCACAACCAAATATCTACACACCACAAG AGTTGGCTGTGATCATGGTAAAGTTAAATGAAACATTTATTGCATTGGCTGCTCAGCTACAGTCGGTACATGAAGCTGTCAGA GCTCAGAAAGAACAGTATTTGAATTATCGGAGAGTCTACCACAGTGATGTGGAGAATGTGTTTACCACTCAAAAGAAGACTGCAGAGAGGGAACGCAGAATTGGTACCCTCCCAATGGGACCAGGGGCTTTCGATAATGTGTCAAATGCTGCTGCTATTGCCATGGCAACGGCTTTACAGACAGCTCAGAAACCAGCAG GTATTCAAGCTGCAGGGTTAACTGGTCCATTCACTGCTGCTTTGGGTGGCACGTCCACCCTTTCCACTGGAGGATTTGGAACAAGTTCTCTTGGAGCAGGTGGACTGGGTGGTCTGGGTACAACCGGAGGATTGGGAACTACTGGACTAGGTACAGGTGGGTTCGGGACAGGCTTTGGAACCCAGAGCACCGGACTAGGACTGGGTACCCAGTCCTTAGGGTTGGGTACAGGAACAGGACTGGGTACAACTACTGGATTTGGAACTGGGCTTTCTACTGGGTCATCCACATTTGGATTTGGAACAACGAAGCCAGCAGCAACTGCAGCAAGTTTTGGTGGCAGTCTGAGTGCAGGACCAACTGTGGGCAGTACAGGATTCGGTTTTGGAACGACTACAG